A segment of the Marinomonas posidonica IVIA-Po-181 genome:
TCTCTTTCGTGAGGTATGTCTTGGCGACCTGTTGCAGTTGCTCAATCGTCACAGACAAGACTTTTGCTCGAAACGCTTCTCGGTAAGCAAGACTACGGCCATGTAACTGAACATAGAAATCACTTTGCGCTTCACCAGCAGGTGAACTTGGTTTATCCATAGAACCAATCACACCTAAAATAGCTTCCTCTAATGCTTCATCGCTATGAGCGTCATTTAGCAACCACTCTATAGAAGCATCAAAGTCGGCCAATGTTTCTGTCAATCTTGGATCACGGTAAGAGTAGAAACGAAATGAGCCAGTGCCGCCGTCAAAGGTAGCGCCACCGCCATAAGCACCACCCTGCTCTCGTATCGCACGATGCAAAAAGCCATTTCTCAAGAAACCACCCAATACGGTCAACGCCGCGACATCAGGATGATCACCAAAGGCCGTTTGGTAGGCCTTACTACAGAAGCTGACTTGCGTTGAGGTCAACCAAGCCAATTTCAATTGACCTTGTTGGGCAGGCAAAGCAAAGTGCGTATCCGTGTCTCCAGCTGGCAAGTCCGCAAACACCTCATTCACTTGCGTCATGATGCTCGCCTCATGTTGCGCTTCGGCGACCAACAACATCTGTTTCTTGGCTTGCAACAACTTGCTGTGTATACGCTTAAAAACAGCCAAAACCTGTTGCACCGCCACGCTGTCTTCTTTCATCGCATCGTCTAAAGCGATGGCCGAACGAATACCCGACATACCACCCCATGCTTCTTGCTGAGCGGCTAAACCAGAGATAGCACTAGCCGCTGCCGCCATCGCCAAAGAGTGACCTTGCCCTGTCACCGACTGTTCGCGGCGTGCTCGGCGCTGTGCCACTAACTCTTTGACACGGTTTTCTTCATCGAAACGCACATTTAACATGGTGTCACGTAACAACTCGCTCATGGCGTTGACATTCGGAACCAAGGCTTTAGAGGAAAGAATGAAATAGCCTTTTACCTCTTGTCGATCATTGATCGTCGCTCTAATCGAGTTCGACGCACCAAGACCACCACAAACTTGTGCCTGCTTTTCTTGTATCGCAAGATAATCTTGATGACCAACTCCAAGCTCGGTCATCACCGAAGAGAACAACGGCAAATAACTGGTTTCTTCCTCGTCCAGCTCGGGCAGTTCAACAACCAATTGCTGATATACCAGACCATTTGTCCCTTGAGGATAAAAGGTAATAGGCAAACGTCCCGCTACCTGCTCTCGATCGTATTCAGGTAAACGTGCTGGCACATCTTCTAAGCCGACTTTCGGCAAGATACTCATATCATCCACTTGAGCTTGGCGCTCTTTAAGCGCTTCACTACGCGCGATAATTTGCTGCGCTTCGGCTTCAGACAAAGACGCTTTAATATGACATAAACGATCTTTCTCGGCCTGATTACGACGGGCTTCTAAGGCATCGTCTGGGCTTAACGTCAAGGTGACACGATGGGCATTCGACAACAATAAGCTTTTAATCAAATTCGGAATATAATCCTGCGCTTGCACTCGTTCACGCATGGCTTCAATAACCGGATCCAAATCCAGCTGAGCAATCACATCACCAGAATGCACAGCTGTCGACAACCCAGCCAAGATCAGTTGCAAGCCATAAGGGTAACTGCCACCACCAATTTCACGTTGGCTTAGCTCCAACTGATGCAACATGGCGTCAACCATATCCTGTTGAACGCCATGTTCTGCAATCTCTTCTAAACTGGAAAAGATTAACGCTTCGACCTTACTAGAGTCTTCTCGCTTAACCCCTTCCAGGCCACACATGAAGCTCATTTCTTTATTACTGTCTTCCAGTCCACACAGAGGCGAGGGCGCGCGTCCAAGATCAGAGTTTTCCAACACTCGACGCAATGGCGAAGCACTGTTATCCAACAACACACTGGACAATAATTGCGCTTCAAACTGCTGAGTTAAATCCGTACTTTCGCCCAATAACCAGCCGACAACCACATGACTACCGTCTTCTTTCACTTCGTCAGCGGCATAACCTTCTTCCACGCGAACGGGTGAGAAATAACGTTTTGCATTCGGCACACTGACTTGCGTATCAAGACGCTCAAAACGACTCAATACCTTATTCTCAAATTCTTCTTGCAATGTATCAGCAGGAATATCACCAAAGGTCATAAAAACCGCATTGGAAGGATGGTAATGGGTACGGTAGAAGGCCAACAAAT
Coding sequences within it:
- a CDS encoding insulinase family protein; this translates as MTDRIAHHPAFKFIRSEFIDALNASVQEFEHIVTGAKHFHIASDNDENVFLVGLKTVPTDSCGVAHILEHTVLCGSERFPVRDPFFMMIRRSLNTFMNAFTSSDWTAYPFASKNKKDFHNLLDVYLDAVFFSRLDELDFSQEGHRLEFAEPDNAESDLTFKGVVFNEMKGAMSSTTSVLWQTLTKYLFPSNTYHFNSGGEPTDIPDLSYDDLLAFYRTHYHPSNAVFMTFGDIPADTLQEEFENKVLSRFERLDTQVSVPNAKRYFSPVRVEEGYAADEVKEDGSHVVVGWLLGESTDLTQQFEAQLLSSVLLDNSASPLRRVLENSDLGRAPSPLCGLEDSNKEMSFMCGLEGVKREDSSKVEALIFSSLEEIAEHGVQQDMVDAMLHQLELSQREIGGGSYPYGLQLILAGLSTAVHSGDVIAQLDLDPVIEAMRERVQAQDYIPNLIKSLLLSNAHRVTLTLSPDDALEARRNQAEKDRLCHIKASLSEAEAQQIIARSEALKERQAQVDDMSILPKVGLEDVPARLPEYDREQVAGRLPITFYPQGTNGLVYQQLVVELPELDEEETSYLPLFSSVMTELGVGHQDYLAIQEKQAQVCGGLGASNSIRATINDRQEVKGYFILSSKALVPNVNAMSELLRDTMLNVRFDEENRVKELVAQRRARREQSVTGQGHSLAMAAAASAISGLAAQQEAWGGMSGIRSAIALDDAMKEDSVAVQQVLAVFKRIHSKLLQAKKQMLLVAEAQHEASIMTQVNEVFADLPAGDTDTHFALPAQQGQLKLAWLTSTQVSFCSKAYQTAFGDHPDVAALTVLGGFLRNGFLHRAIREQGGAYGGGATFDGGTGSFRFYSYRDPRLTETLADFDASIEWLLNDAHSDEALEEAILGVIGSMDKPSSPAGEAQSDFYVQLHGRSLAYREAFRAKVLSVTIEQLQQVAKTYLTKENENIAVVSSVTKRDELESLGFDIQSL